From one Gammaproteobacteria bacterium genomic stretch:
- a CDS encoding NAD(P)/FAD-dependent oxidoreductase has protein sequence MSDMRYPHLFSSMQLGTVTLPNRIVMAPMSTQLGGTDGKVTPRQIAFYRARAEGGVGMIIVEFCCVHRATGLSEHRQLSLETPEHLEGHFRLVDTIRNAGAIACLQLQHGGSGVPRALVEGGIALGPSDVRSRRDPSRLTARALTHDEIEHLIECFGRTAELGVQAGYQVFELHGAHGYLLTQFLSPLTNRREDAWGGDEAGRLRLTQRVIQRVKQAIGDRPLSLRLSADEFSPQGLSIDDMERITPQLVAAGLDLVHVSIGTGYTGMDKVIEPMSMPEGWRLPYARRIRAAIDVPVISVGQIRWPAIAEKAIADGDTDMIALGRPLLADPDWVNKARLGNELDIRPCTSCNYCVTSHAGPHGVIGCAENPRTGQELDPVLDAGAQRGHRAVVIGGGPGGMAAALMLDQAGYKTELYEARASLGGGLIASAAPPFKDKLTWYQNYLEHQLRKSGVEVRLNTTADMHTLSEPRPEIVMLAMGAQALRMNIEGIDSSDRVVDAYEVLMGDSSWLPQPGGAPLVVYGGGETGCETAEYLAERGYEVVLVSRSPAKQLARSAEAIYRSVLLTRLAQNAHVRTADNTEITKIDGDRLTLKSSEGEESTVECSRLLIAQGRRPDAALATLLTQARIPFTAIGDAHHGGRIGDAVHSGYAAVKALRAQSMAAPQLAC, from the coding sequence TCTGCTGCGTGCATCGCGCCACCGGTCTGTCCGAGCATCGACAGCTGAGCCTGGAGACGCCGGAGCATCTGGAGGGCCACTTCCGGCTCGTTGATACGATTCGCAATGCTGGCGCGATCGCCTGCCTGCAGTTACAGCACGGTGGTTCCGGCGTGCCGCGTGCGCTGGTCGAAGGCGGAATTGCGCTCGGCCCGAGCGATGTGCGTTCACGCCGCGACCCGAGCAGGCTCACCGCGCGCGCCTTGACCCACGACGAGATCGAGCATCTGATCGAATGCTTCGGGCGCACCGCCGAGCTGGGGGTGCAGGCCGGGTACCAGGTTTTCGAGCTTCACGGTGCTCACGGCTATCTGCTGACGCAGTTCCTGTCGCCGCTGACCAATCGCCGTGAGGATGCCTGGGGCGGCGACGAAGCGGGCCGTCTGCGTTTGACGCAGCGTGTGATCCAGCGCGTCAAGCAGGCGATCGGTGACCGGCCGCTGAGCCTGCGTCTTTCGGCCGACGAATTCTCACCGCAGGGCTTGAGCATCGACGACATGGAGCGCATCACGCCCCAGCTGGTCGCTGCCGGGCTTGATCTGGTGCATGTGTCGATCGGTACCGGCTACACCGGCATGGACAAGGTGATCGAGCCGATGTCGATGCCGGAAGGCTGGCGCCTGCCGTACGCGCGGCGTATTCGCGCCGCCATCGATGTGCCGGTGATCTCGGTCGGGCAGATCCGCTGGCCGGCGATCGCGGAGAAGGCGATCGCCGACGGTGACACCGACATGATCGCGCTCGGCCGTCCGCTGCTGGCCGATCCGGATTGGGTCAACAAGGCCAGGCTCGGCAACGAACTGGACATCCGTCCCTGCACTTCGTGCAATTACTGTGTCACCAGCCACGCCGGACCGCATGGCGTAATCGGCTGCGCGGAGAATCCGCGTACCGGACAGGAGCTGGATCCCGTACTTGATGCCGGCGCACAGCGCGGCCATCGAGCGGTCGTGATCGGCGGGGGGCCGGGCGGTATGGCCGCGGCACTGATGCTGGATCAGGCGGGCTACAAGACCGAGTTGTACGAAGCACGCGCAAGCCTGGGTGGTGGTCTGATCGCGTCAGCCGCGCCACCGTTCAAGGACAAACTCACCTGGTACCAGAACTACCTCGAGCACCAACTGCGAAAGAGCGGTGTCGAGGTTCGGCTGAATACCACGGCTGACATGCATACCCTGAGCGAGCCACGGCCGGAGATCGTGATGTTGGCGATGGGGGCGCAGGCCCTGCGCATGAATATCGAGGGCATCGACAGCAGCGATCGCGTCGTCGATGCCTACGAAGTTCTGATGGGCGACAGCAGCTGGTTGCCACAGCCGGGCGGTGCGCCGCTCGTGGTGTACGGCGGCGGAGAAACCGGTTGCGAAACCGCCGAATATCTTGCCGAGCGCGGCTACGAGGTCGTACTGGTTTCGCGTTCGCCCGCCAAACAGCTGGCGCGTTCCGCGGAGGCGATCTACCGCAGCGTGCTGCTCACTCGGCTGGCGCAGAACGCACATGTCCGGACCGCCGACAATACCGAAATCACCAAGATCGACGGCGACCGGCTCACGCTCAAAAGCAGCGAAGGCGAGGAGTCCACCGTCGAATGCAGCCGGCTGCTGATCGCGCAGGGGCGCCGTCCGGATGCCGCGCTGGCCACGCTGCTGACGCAGGCGCGAATCCCGTTCACCGCGATCGGCGATGCGCATCACGGCGGTCGCATCGGCGACGCGGTGCACTCCGGCTACGCCGCGGTCAAGGCGCTCAGAGCGCAGTCCATGGCGGCGCCGCAGCTGGCCTGCTGA
- a CDS encoding glutathione S-transferase N-terminal domain-containing protein, with amino-acid sequence MIELYGMGSPNVVKVLVMLEEAGLPYRFTRVNVLAGEQFSDDFRRLNPNSKVPVIVDDDAPGGALVLFESGAILQYLAEKTGVLWPAERIQRARVIQWLTFQMAGFGPMSGQAIHFHYATKEDSYARNRYGNELDRLIAVLEQRLSESTHLAGDDYSIADVALLPWIRTLRAYFAKEVDQPNINRWYDLVAARPAVERALSFANSFSERDISELKQADRAARDRYFGRTPRQRTEG; translated from the coding sequence ATGATCGAACTCTATGGAATGGGCAGCCCCAACGTCGTCAAGGTACTGGTGATGCTGGAGGAAGCCGGCTTGCCGTATCGATTCACCCGCGTCAACGTGCTTGCCGGCGAGCAGTTCTCCGACGACTTCCGGCGACTCAACCCCAACTCGAAAGTCCCTGTGATCGTCGACGACGATGCGCCGGGTGGCGCGCTGGTGCTGTTCGAGTCCGGCGCGATCTTGCAGTACCTCGCCGAAAAAACCGGCGTGCTGTGGCCGGCCGAGCGAATACAACGCGCCCGCGTGATCCAGTGGCTGACGTTCCAGATGGCGGGGTTTGGCCCCATGTCCGGACAGGCGATCCACTTCCACTACGCGACCAAAGAAGACAGCTACGCGCGCAACCGCTACGGCAACGAACTGGATCGGCTGATAGCGGTGCTGGAGCAGCGCCTGTCCGAATCCACGCACCTTGCCGGCGACGACTACTCCATCGCGGACGTCGCGCTGCTTCCCTGGATCAGAACGCTGCGCGCCTACTTTGCAAAGGAGGTCGATCAGCCGAACATCAATCGCTGGTACGACCTAGTCGCGGCGCGACCGGCAGTCGAGCGCGCCCTCTCATTCGCCAACAGCTTCTCAGAACGCGACATCAGCGAGCTGAAGCAGGCCGATCGGGCGGCGCGCGACCGTTACTTCGGCCGCACTCCGCGCCAGCGAACCGAAGGATAG
- a CDS encoding thioesterase family protein: MNDTAPAASEEQLADLFELERLGDRRFRNRRHEGNLNGRGHAFGGQLLGQTLTAAARTAAGRIPTALQLLFVRGAETRRPIDFLVTPFRDGRRFSSRHVRGVQGDDTVVDANISFQAAQSAGWTHDLPPVRVPSPDTLLSMTQLNERYRERLSALNYLLYERPCLELKLIDAERHLFDRIDSGRVRWWVKLKHKLPADPLIHAAAIAYLSDWWTSSTTLAPHLPIVGARDRVYLASMNHSLWLHRPTAADDWLLFVTESPHSSAGRGLSVGGIYDRDGLIVASLAQECSIGERAADVPADFPAATRHGAQ; this comes from the coding sequence ATGAACGACACCGCGCCGGCTGCATCCGAAGAGCAACTCGCAGATCTGTTCGAGCTCGAAAGACTCGGCGACCGGCGCTTTCGCAACCGCCGTCACGAAGGCAATCTGAATGGGCGCGGCCACGCATTCGGGGGTCAGTTGCTGGGACAGACCCTGACGGCCGCCGCGCGCACTGCCGCCGGTCGCATCCCGACCGCACTGCAGTTGCTGTTTGTGCGCGGAGCCGAAACGCGAAGGCCCATCGACTTCCTGGTCACGCCGTTTCGCGACGGCCGGCGCTTCTCCAGCCGTCACGTCCGGGGTGTGCAGGGCGACGACACCGTCGTCGATGCCAACATCAGCTTCCAGGCCGCGCAATCAGCGGGCTGGACACACGACCTGCCACCGGTTCGGGTGCCATCCCCCGACACACTGCTGTCGATGACACAGTTGAACGAGCGGTATCGCGAACGCCTTTCGGCGTTGAACTATCTGCTGTACGAACGCCCCTGTCTCGAACTGAAGCTGATCGACGCCGAGCGTCATCTGTTCGATCGCATCGACTCCGGCCGCGTGCGCTGGTGGGTCAAGCTCAAGCACAAATTGCCGGCCGACCCGCTTATTCACGCGGCGGCGATCGCCTACCTGTCCGACTGGTGGACAAGTTCGACCACACTGGCGCCGCATCTGCCGATCGTGGGCGCGCGCGACCGCGTCTATCTGGCGAGCATGAATCACTCGCTATGGCTGCATCGACCGACCGCAGCGGACGACTGGTTGCTGTTCGTCACCGAAAGTCCGCACAGCAGCGCGGGCCGCGGCTTGTCGGTCGGCGGCATCTACGACCGCGACGGACTCATCGTCGCCTCGCTGGCGCAGGAATGCTCGATCGGCGAGCGCGCCGCCGATGTTCCTGCCGATTTCCCCGCCGCCACGCGCCACGGCGCTCAATGA
- a CDS encoding 3-oxoacid CoA-transferase subunit A — MIDKSIATPETAVADIFDGATVMIGGFGTAGMPDQLIDALIVQGAGNLTIVNNNAGNGETGLAALLKARRVRKIICSFPRQADSHHFDALYRAGEIELELVPQGNLAARIHAAGAGLGAIFTPSGYGTQLAEGKETRNIDGRDYVLEYPIRADFALIKAHRGDRWGNLVYRKTARNFGPIMAMAARCTIAQVAEIVPLGELDPEAVVTPGIFVKRIVAAGIPQQEAA; from the coding sequence GTGATCGACAAATCAATAGCGACGCCGGAGACCGCGGTGGCGGACATCTTCGACGGCGCCACCGTGATGATTGGTGGCTTCGGTACGGCCGGCATGCCGGACCAGTTGATCGATGCGCTGATCGTCCAGGGCGCTGGAAACCTGACCATCGTCAACAACAATGCCGGCAACGGTGAAACCGGTCTGGCCGCGCTGCTCAAGGCGCGGCGTGTACGCAAGATCATCTGCTCGTTCCCGCGGCAGGCCGACTCGCATCATTTCGACGCCCTGTATCGCGCTGGCGAGATCGAGCTGGAACTCGTGCCGCAAGGCAATCTGGCGGCCCGCATTCATGCGGCCGGCGCCGGCCTCGGTGCGATCTTCACGCCGAGCGGCTACGGAACGCAGCTGGCCGAGGGCAAGGAGACCCGAAACATCGATGGCCGCGACTACGTGCTCGAGTATCCGATCCGTGCCGACTTCGCGCTGATCAAGGCGCACCGGGGCGATCGCTGGGGCAACCTGGTGTACCGCAAGACGGCCCGAAACTTCGGCCCGATCATGGCCATGGCTGCCCGGTGCACGATCGCGCAGGTCGCCGAGATCGTGCCTTTGGGCGAACTCGATCCGGAAGCCGTCGTCACGCCCGGCATCTTCGTCAAGCGGATCGTGGCCGCAGGTATTCCGCAACAGGAGGCCGCATGA
- a CDS encoding 3-oxoacid CoA-transferase subunit B — translation MVRLSREQMAARVARDIPEGAYVNLGIGLPTTVANFLPADKEIFLQSENGLLGMGPAPVKGLEDPELINAGKQPVTLLTGGCYFHHADSFAMMRGGHLDICVLGAFQVSVQGDIANWHTGTPGAIPAVGGAMDLAIGAKQVFVMMELLTRKGESKLVEHCSYPLTGLRCVSRVYTDLAVFDIGAEGATVLEMVEGLSPEDLSRLAGVPLRFQSQSDAA, via the coding sequence ATGGTCAGGCTCAGTCGTGAACAGATGGCTGCGCGTGTGGCGCGCGATATTCCGGAAGGCGCGTACGTGAATTTGGGAATCGGCCTGCCGACCACGGTGGCCAACTTCCTGCCGGCCGACAAGGAAATTTTCCTGCAGAGCGAAAACGGCCTGCTTGGTATGGGCCCGGCGCCGGTCAAGGGCCTGGAAGATCCTGAGCTGATCAATGCCGGCAAGCAGCCCGTGACTCTGTTGACCGGCGGCTGTTATTTCCATCACGCGGATTCGTTCGCGATGATGCGCGGCGGCCATCTCGATATCTGCGTGCTGGGCGCGTTCCAGGTATCGGTACAGGGCGACATCGCGAACTGGCACACCGGAACCCCCGGCGCCATACCGGCCGTCGGCGGTGCGATGGACCTGGCGATCGGCGCCAAGCAGGTGTTCGTGATGATGGAACTGCTGACCAGGAAAGGCGAGAGCAAGCTGGTCGAGCACTGCAGCTATCCGCTGACCGGCCTGCGCTGCGTTTCCCGGGTGTACACCGATCTCGCGGTCTTTGATATCGGCGCCGAAGGTGCCACGGTGCTCGAAATGGTCGAAGGATTGAGCCCCGAGGATCTGAGCCGGCTGGCGGGTGTGCCCCTGCGCTTCCAGTCCCAATCCGACGCGGCCTGA
- the pcaF gene encoding 3-oxoadipyl-CoA thiolase: MNHAFICDAVRTPIGRYGGMLASVRADDLGALPIRALITRNRQLDPAAIEEVYYGCANQSGEDNRNVARMSSLLAGLPHSVPGVTLNRLCASGMEAVGAAARAIVSGEMDLAVAGGVESMSRAPFVIGKADRPFGRGQFMEDTTMGWRFINPLMEELYGVETMPRTGENVASAYGISRADQDAFALRSQQRAVAAQRSGFHAEEIVVVSVAGRRRGERLDIDKDEHPRADTTLEGLAGLKPLFRGESTVTAGNASGINDGAAALIVANASAVERHGLTPRARILGMASAGVEPRVMGVGPVPATRKLMQRLGLTIDRFDAIELNEAFASQSLAVLRELGLPDDAAHVNANGGAIALGHPLGMSGARLVMTLVHQLERGGGRYGLASLCVGVGQGLSIAVERL; this comes from the coding sequence ATGAACCACGCCTTCATTTGTGATGCCGTTCGTACCCCGATCGGCCGATATGGCGGGATGCTCGCCAGCGTACGCGCGGACGATCTGGGTGCGCTGCCGATACGCGCGCTGATCACGCGCAACCGGCAACTGGATCCCGCTGCGATCGAAGAGGTGTACTACGGTTGCGCCAACCAGTCCGGTGAAGACAACCGCAATGTGGCGCGGATGAGCTCGTTGCTCGCGGGCTTGCCGCATTCGGTGCCGGGCGTCACCTTGAACCGGCTCTGCGCTTCGGGCATGGAGGCGGTCGGCGCCGCGGCTCGGGCCATCGTCAGCGGCGAGATGGACCTGGCGGTCGCCGGCGGTGTGGAGTCGATGAGCCGCGCGCCGTTCGTGATCGGCAAGGCGGACAGGCCGTTCGGACGCGGTCAGTTCATGGAGGACACGACCATGGGCTGGCGCTTCATCAATCCGCTTATGGAAGAACTCTACGGCGTCGAGACGATGCCGCGAACCGGCGAGAATGTCGCCAGCGCCTACGGCATTTCGCGTGCCGATCAGGATGCTTTCGCGTTACGCAGTCAGCAGCGTGCCGTCGCTGCGCAGCGCAGCGGATTCCATGCCGAAGAGATCGTGGTCGTCAGCGTCGCCGGCCGCAGGCGTGGCGAGCGCCTCGATATCGACAAGGACGAACATCCGCGCGCGGACACCACGCTTGAAGGTCTCGCCGGCTTGAAGCCGCTGTTCCGCGGCGAATCGACAGTGACGGCCGGTAATGCGTCGGGCATCAACGACGGTGCCGCCGCCCTGATCGTCGCAAATGCGAGTGCGGTGGAACGGCACGGATTGACGCCGCGCGCGCGCATTCTGGGTATGGCAAGCGCTGGCGTGGAACCGCGCGTCATGGGTGTAGGGCCGGTGCCGGCCACGCGCAAACTGATGCAACGCCTCGGACTCACGATCGATCGTTTCGATGCGATCGAGCTCAACGAGGCCTTCGCCAGTCAGTCACTGGCGGTGCTGCGCGAGCTGGGCCTGCCGGACGACGCCGCACACGTGAACGCCAATGGCGGCGCCATCGCGCTCGGGCATCCCCTGGGCATGAGCGGCGCAAGGCTGGTGATGACCTTGGTTCACCAACTTGAGCGCGGCGGCGGCCGGTATGGTCTTGCCAGCTTGTGTGTCGGAGTGGGGCAGGGCCTTTCTATCGCCGTCGAGCGCCTGTAG